From Psychroflexus torquis ATCC 700755, the proteins below share one genomic window:
- a CDS encoding FixH family protein has protein sequence MKINWGTGLVIGMVIFIGFILILVYKMTTDHNLEHDLVTDGYYQKEMELQDDIYARQNSMAMEEQIIGQKNTKGYVLEFPESYDPKNIEGMVFLYRTSSKKLDFELPLDLTDSNFLIPDEFLLKGRWNITIDWEYEGKKFRFKKEITY, from the coding sequence ATGAAAATAAATTGGGGAACAGGACTAGTCATTGGAATGGTGATTTTTATAGGCTTTATTCTCATTTTGGTGTATAAAATGACGACCGATCATAATCTTGAGCATGATTTGGTCACCGATGGGTATTACCAAAAAGAAATGGAGTTGCAGGACGATATCTATGCGCGACAGAATTCTATGGCCATGGAAGAGCAGATTATAGGACAGAAAAATACGAAGGGCTATGTGCTTGAGTTCCCAGAAAGTTATGATCCTAAGAACATAGAAGGAATGGTGTTCCTTTATAGAACATCCAGTAAAAAACTGGATTTTGAACTTCCACTAGACCTTACAGATTCCAATTTTCTTATTCCTGATGAATTCTTGCTAAAAGGCCGATGGAATATTACAATAGATTGGGAGTATGAAGGAAAAAAATTTCGTTTTAAAAAGGAGATAACGTATTAG